Proteins encoded together in one Anaerotignum propionicum DSM 1682 window:
- a CDS encoding transporter substrate-binding domain-containing protein, giving the protein MFAPFEFQNKFGEYVGIDIDLLNEIAKDQGFEYELVHMTFNQMLQALAAGEVDAAMGGISITEERKEIYDYSEPYLEGGIVMAVDATRHDIKGFEDLKGKTVAVAVALGTEAESYAQSIKEKYGFQVVTFPEFNQVYQDVISGNSQALFEDYPVMGYLISQGVELKIVSDIEKRSPYGFAVPKGKNAELLEKFNNGLKNIMENGTYDKIINTYVQS; this is encoded by the coding sequence ATGTTTGCGCCATTTGAATTCCAAAATAAATTTGGAGAATATGTTGGCATAGATATAGATTTATTGAACGAAATTGCAAAGGATCAGGGATTTGAATATGAGTTAGTACATATGACGTTTAATCAAATGTTGCAGGCCTTGGCAGCGGGAGAAGTGGATGCTGCTATGGGAGGCATAAGCATTACGGAAGAAAGAAAGGAAATCTACGATTATTCTGAGCCTTATCTTGAGGGTGGGATAGTTATGGCTGTAGATGCCACTCGGCATGATATAAAAGGTTTTGAAGATTTGAAAGGGAAAACAGTTGCCGTGGCAGTTGCATTGGGTACCGAGGCAGAATCCTATGCACAGTCCATAAAGGAAAAATATGGTTTTCAAGTAGTGACTTTTCCTGAATTTAACCAGGTGTATCAGGATGTAATAAGTGGAAACAGCCAAGCACTGTTCGAGGATTATCCGGTAATGGGATATTTGATTTCTCAGGGAGTGGAGCTGAAAATTGTTTCTGATATTGAAAAGAGGAGTCCCTACGGTTTTGCAGTGCCAAAGGGAAAAAATGCAGAACTGCTTGAAAAGTTTAATAATGGGTTAAAAAATATAATGGAAAATGGCACTTATGATAAGATTATAAATACATATGTACAAAGTTAA
- a CDS encoding bifunctional 4-hydroxy-3-methylbut-2-enyl diphosphate reductase/30S ribosomal protein S1: MSKITVAQSAGFCFGVKRAIEMAYQQIENNEKTYSYGPLIHNKEVTGDLEKKGLTIIESLDNIFEGAILVRSHGIGKALYDALEEKGLPVVDGTCPFVKKIHSIVKENHDANKGIIIAGSSQHPEVVGINGWCENAAKIIETPEEASALDLQDGAEYIIVVQTTFRQSRFDEIVAELKKKKIHLLVFNTICSATEKRQAEAVSLSQNVDKMIVIGDKKSSNTQKLVEICRKNCENTVHIETICDLVLNNFSKNDKIGITAGASTPPAIIKEVVVTMSEAFDNAVQNLGGSEEISFEQMLEESLVTLHTGDVVKGTVIQVVNEEVSVNLGYKSDGVIPRGEFSGDPTVIPSKVIQPGDEIEVFVVRVNDGDGNVLLSKKRIEAQKGMEEIEAAFNEKSVVTGTVTEVVKGGLIAVVNGVRVFIPSSQVSNRFIEDLSVFKGQELDFNIIEMDRVKRRIIGGRKALVEKEISAKRATLFASIEAGVKATGKVSRLTDFGAFVDLGGVDGLIHISEMSWGRITNPKEILKEGQAVEVLILDVDKEKGKISLSLKDNNMNPWNLAVEKYAVGTIVEGKVVRMVPFGAFVELEPGVDGLVHISQIANKHVVKPEDELKVGQVISVKVLEVNTEQKKISLSKRQAEALAEEAAEEVVETEA; the protein is encoded by the coding sequence ATGAGTAAAATTACAGTTGCCCAGTCGGCTGGGTTTTGTTTTGGTGTAAAAAGAGCCATAGAAATGGCCTATCAACAGATAGAAAATAACGAAAAAACCTATTCCTATGGACCGTTAATCCATAATAAAGAAGTGACGGGAGATTTAGAGAAGAAGGGACTAACGATTATTGAAAGTCTGGATAATATTTTTGAAGGTGCAATTCTGGTGCGCTCCCATGGTATTGGAAAAGCACTTTATGATGCATTGGAGGAAAAAGGACTTCCTGTGGTTGATGGGACTTGTCCTTTTGTGAAAAAGATACATAGCATAGTGAAGGAAAACCACGATGCAAACAAAGGAATTATTATTGCAGGAAGCAGTCAGCACCCCGAGGTGGTGGGAATTAACGGCTGGTGCGAAAATGCTGCAAAGATCATTGAGACACCAGAGGAAGCCTCTGCATTGGATTTGCAAGATGGGGCAGAATATATCATTGTGGTGCAGACAACTTTCCGCCAAAGTCGATTTGATGAGATTGTGGCGGAGTTAAAAAAGAAAAAAATTCATCTTTTGGTATTCAACACCATTTGCTCTGCAACGGAGAAAAGACAAGCGGAAGCTGTGTCATTATCCCAAAATGTTGACAAAATGATTGTCATTGGCGACAAAAAAAGCTCTAATACCCAAAAATTGGTGGAAATTTGCAGAAAAAATTGCGAGAATACCGTTCACATTGAAACAATTTGTGATTTGGTGTTGAATAATTTTTCAAAGAATGATAAAATAGGTATAACTGCGGGTGCGTCTACACCACCTGCAATAATTAAGGAGGTAGTTGTTACTATGAGCGAAGCATTTGACAATGCAGTACAAAATTTAGGAGGAAGTGAGGAAATTTCATTCGAACAAATGTTAGAAGAATCTCTCGTTACTCTGCATACAGGCGATGTTGTGAAAGGCACTGTAATTCAGGTTGTTAACGAGGAAGTATCTGTGAATCTCGGCTATAAGTCCGATGGTGTTATCCCCAGAGGCGAATTCAGCGGTGATCCTACAGTAATCCCTAGTAAAGTAATTCAGCCCGGAGATGAGATTGAAGTATTTGTAGTTCGTGTAAACGACGGCGACGGTAATGTTCTTTTGTCCAAAAAGCGTATTGAAGCGCAGAAGGGCATGGAGGAAATTGAAGCGGCTTTCAACGAGAAATCAGTTGTTACAGGTACAGTAACTGAGGTTGTAAAGGGCGGCTTAATCGCAGTTGTAAACGGCGTAAGAGTATTTATTCCCTCTTCTCAGGTTTCAAATAGATTTATTGAAGATTTAAGCGTTTTCAAAGGCCAGGAATTGGATTTCAATATCATTGAAATGGACAGAGTAAAACGTCGTATTATCGGTGGCAGAAAAGCATTGGTTGAAAAAGAAATCAGTGCAAAGAGAGCTACATTGTTTGCTTCCATCGAAGCTGGTGTAAAGGCAACAGGTAAGGTTAGCAGATTGACTGACTTTGGCGCGTTTGTTGACTTGGGCGGCGTTGATGGCTTGATCCATATTTCTGAAATGAGCTGGGGCAGAATCACCAACCCTAAGGAAATTTTAAAAGAAGGTCAGGCAGTAGAAGTGCTTATCTTAGATGTTGACAAGGAAAAAGGTAAAATCAGCCTTTCCTTGAAAGATAATAATATGAACCCTTGGAACCTTGCAGTTGAAAAATATGCTGTTGGTACAATCGTTGAGGGTAAGGTTGTTCGTATGGTACCTTTCGGTGCATTTGTGGAATTGGAACCCGGCGTAGATGGTCTGGTACATATCTCACAGATCGCAAACAAGCATGTTGTAAAGCCTGAAGATGAATTGAAGGTTGGTCAGGTAATCAGCGTGAAAGTTCTTGAGGTAAATACCGAGCAGAAGAAAATCAGCCTTTCCAAGAGACAGGCAGAGGCTCTCGCAGAAGAAGCAGCAGAAGAAGTTGTTGAAACAGAGGCTTAA
- a CDS encoding lysophospholipid acyltransferase family protein gives MSVYPFVKVLVKMLFKILFKVTIVGKENVPQEGNGVLCCNHISNFDPLTMAVYLDRLPRYIAKKELFQNKILGALLRNLQAFPIDRQAVMDMKAFKTAINVLKGGELLGIFAEGTRVKEGEDKAAKAGVAMFALKGDAPVIPVAISGSYKFRSEIRIEFGEPLTLEEYRGERITTDLMEEVTEKIMGRVREMKVKL, from the coding sequence ATGAGCGTGTATCCTTTTGTAAAGGTGTTAGTGAAGATGCTTTTTAAAATTTTATTTAAGGTAACCATTGTGGGGAAGGAAAATGTGCCTCAAGAAGGCAATGGGGTACTTTGCTGCAACCATATCAGTAATTTCGACCCATTGACTATGGCTGTATATTTGGACAGACTGCCCCGATATATTGCAAAAAAAGAGCTGTTTCAAAATAAAATTCTAGGAGCTTTGCTGCGCAATTTACAAGCATTCCCCATAGATCGTCAAGCGGTGATGGATATGAAAGCCTTTAAAACAGCTATAAATGTGTTAAAAGGCGGAGAATTGCTGGGAATTTTTGCTGAGGGAACTCGGGTAAAAGAGGGTGAGGATAAAGCGGCAAAAGCCGGCGTTGCCATGTTTGCACTAAAGGGAGATGCACCGGTTATTCCTGTGGCAATTTCAGGAAGCTATAAGTTTCGCTCGGAAATCAGAATAGAATTCGGAGAACCGTTGACTTTAGAAGAATATCGTGGCGAAAGAATCACCACTGATTTGATGGAAGAAGTCACAGAAAAAATAATGGGCAGAGTGCGGGAAATGAAGGTTAAGCTATGA
- the cmk gene encoding (d)CMP kinase, which produces MKRFAVAVDGPAGSGKSTVAKAVAKRLGIIYVDTGAMYRGVAYDCIQKGVDCSDEKAVLLLLEEIHLEIQPTQEGQRIFLENQDITEKIRTQQIGQGASEVAKIQSVRQKLGDIQRAMANQNSVVMDGRDIGTYVLPQAEVKIYMDAGVDERAMRRMGELKAKGEKPDFEVVRKEIIQRDENDMNRQHNPLRKAKDAVYIDTTKMSIEESVDKILTIVQEKLGEVWV; this is translated from the coding sequence ATGAAAAGGTTTGCCGTTGCAGTAGACGGCCCTGCTGGATCGGGGAAGAGCACGGTTGCTAAAGCTGTCGCAAAAAGATTGGGCATCATTTATGTGGATACAGGGGCAATGTATCGAGGTGTGGCTTATGATTGTATACAAAAGGGCGTAGATTGTTCAGATGAAAAGGCGGTTTTGTTGTTGCTTGAGGAGATTCACTTGGAGATTCAGCCTACGCAGGAAGGGCAACGAATTTTTCTTGAAAATCAAGATATAACTGAGAAAATCAGAACCCAACAAATCGGACAAGGGGCTTCCGAGGTGGCAAAGATTCAATCCGTGCGTCAGAAACTTGGAGATATACAAAGAGCCATGGCAAATCAAAATTCTGTGGTTATGGATGGCAGGGATATTGGTACTTACGTACTTCCCCAAGCAGAAGTGAAAATTTATATGGATGCCGGTGTAGATGAGCGTGCAATGCGCCGCATGGGTGAGCTGAAAGCAAAGGGCGAAAAGCCTGATTTTGAGGTGGTACGTAAGGAAATTATCCAACGGGATGAAAATGATATGAATCGCCAACACAACCCTTTGCGTAAAGCGAAGGATGCAGTTTATATAGACACAACGAAAATGTCCATTGAAGAATCTGTAGACAAAATATTAACGATTGTGCAAGAAAAATTAGGGGAGGTGTGGGTATGA
- a CDS encoding NAD(P)/FAD-dependent oxidoreductase, giving the protein MGKIIVVGGGAAGMIAAGKAGSRGHEVHLFEKNNRLGKKILITGKGRCNLTNDCDVETLLENIPGNPYFMYSSFYRLDSSETQALFHRLGLETKVERGRRVFPVSDKSLDVVFALEQYLRENKVKQHLDSPVEEILVSDGRAVGVRLKKGTIIEADAVIVATGGLSYPATGSTGDGYGFAKKAGHHVTKLYPSLVPLKAAEAWCKDLMGLSLRNISIKIKNKKGKTVFEEFGEMLFTHYGVSGPVILSASRHILFSIDEGYQLFIDLKPAMDEKKLDMRLLRDFEKYANRDFINALGDLLPQKLIPVIAELSGISGDKKVNSITKEERKNLLSLLKGLPLTITGTAGFNEAVITSGGISVDEIDPATMESKFVKNLHFAGEVLDVDAYTGGYNLQIAFSSGYAAGEGVLSQ; this is encoded by the coding sequence ATGGGAAAAATTATCGTAGTAGGCGGCGGTGCTGCCGGAATGATTGCGGCAGGTAAAGCGGGAAGCCGTGGACACGAGGTGCATTTATTTGAAAAGAATAACAGACTTGGAAAGAAGATTTTAATTACGGGAAAAGGTCGTTGTAATTTAACCAACGATTGTGATGTTGAGACACTGTTGGAAAACATCCCGGGGAATCCTTATTTTATGTACAGCTCCTTTTATCGTTTGGATAGTAGTGAAACCCAAGCGTTATTTCATCGCCTTGGGTTAGAAACAAAGGTGGAAAGAGGACGCCGTGTTTTTCCAGTTTCCGATAAGTCTTTGGATGTGGTTTTTGCGTTGGAACAATATTTACGTGAGAATAAGGTAAAACAGCACTTGGACAGCCCTGTGGAAGAAATTTTGGTTTCTGACGGTAGGGCTGTTGGTGTGCGTTTAAAAAAAGGTACCATTATTGAAGCGGATGCAGTGATTGTAGCCACAGGAGGATTATCCTACCCTGCAACGGGTTCCACAGGGGATGGATATGGTTTTGCAAAAAAAGCCGGTCATCATGTGACCAAATTATACCCTTCACTGGTACCTTTAAAAGCGGCGGAGGCTTGGTGCAAAGACTTGATGGGGTTAAGCTTGCGTAATATTTCCATAAAGATAAAAAATAAAAAAGGCAAAACTGTTTTTGAAGAATTCGGTGAGATGCTTTTTACCCATTATGGAGTTTCAGGACCTGTGATTTTAAGTGCAAGCAGACACATCCTGTTTTCTATTGACGAAGGGTATCAGCTTTTCATTGATTTGAAGCCCGCTATGGATGAAAAGAAGCTGGATATGCGCTTGCTTAGAGATTTTGAGAAATATGCAAATCGGGATTTTATCAATGCTTTGGGTGATTTGCTGCCTCAAAAGTTGATTCCGGTAATTGCTGAGCTTTCTGGTATTTCTGGGGATAAAAAGGTGAATAGTATTACAAAGGAAGAACGAAAAAACCTTCTTTCTTTATTAAAGGGACTGCCTTTAACCATTACGGGAACGGCTGGTTTTAACGAAGCAGTAATTACCAGCGGCGGAATTTCGGTGGACGAGATTGACCCTGCCACCATGGAAAGTAAGTTTGTGAAGAACTTGCATTTTGCAGGAGAAGTTTTGGATGTGGATGCTTATACAGGTGGTTATAATCTGCAAATTGCTTTTTCCAGCGGCTATGCGGCAGGAGAAGGGGTGCTTTCACAATGA
- a CDS encoding histidine phosphatase family protein, which yields MKQDKTRLYLIRHGETEWNKGGRYQGWTDIELSEEGTWQAALLAKRFEYMPLDAIYVSPLKRAVATAEPIAKQKGLPLIMDEHFKEINFGEWEGHTVAELTEKYGKPYTDFFDDPFAHTMPGEGSFHKVAERSLAGFQEIIKKHRGQRVAIVSHGGLLRVLIIKLLGLDLNMYRRMWLTNTSISMIDITPEDQMFLMTLNDKAHLEMAELLKNG from the coding sequence ATGAAGCAGGATAAAACAAGATTATATTTAATTCGTCACGGAGAAACGGAATGGAATAAGGGTGGAAGGTATCAAGGTTGGACAGACATTGAGCTTTCTGAGGAGGGTACATGGCAAGCCGCACTTTTGGCAAAACGCTTTGAATATATGCCCCTTGACGCCATATATGTGTCCCCTTTAAAGCGGGCTGTTGCTACGGCGGAACCCATTGCAAAACAAAAGGGACTTCCCCTTATCATGGACGAGCATTTTAAGGAAATTAATTTTGGAGAGTGGGAAGGGCACACCGTTGCAGAGTTAACAGAAAAATACGGAAAGCCATATACGGATTTTTTTGATGATCCCTTTGCCCATACGATGCCCGGAGAAGGCTCCTTTCATAAAGTGGCTGAGCGTTCTCTGGCAGGTTTTCAAGAAATTATAAAGAAACACAGAGGACAGCGCGTAGCTATCGTTTCTCATGGGGGATTGCTGCGTGTTCTTATAATTAAATTATTAGGGTTGGATTTGAATATGTACCGCAGGATGTGGTTGACAAATACATCTATTTCTATGATTGATATTACTCCGGAGGACCAAATGTTTTTAATGACCTTAAATGATAAGGCCCATTTGGAAATGGCGGAATTACTGAAAAACGGGTGA